The genomic stretch GTGCTTCGTCGCGGGCAGCCTCGTCCAGTACCTGCGCGACCAGCTGGGCCTCATCGGCTCGGCGGCGGAGACGGAGGAGCTTGCCCGCTCGATCGAGAGCAGCGGCGAGGTGGTGATCGTCCCGGCGCTGGCAGGGCTGGGCGCGCCGCATTGGCAGCCCGAGGCGCGCGGGGTCATCTCGGGCCTCAGCTTCGCCAGTGGCCGCGCACAGATCGCCCGCGCCGCGCTGGAGGCGATGGCGCACCAGACGCACGATCTCGCCAGCGCCTTTGCTGCCGACGGTGCGCCGTGGTCGACGCTGCGCATCGACGGCGGGATGAGCGCGAACGACTGGATGGCGCAGGACCTGGCCGACATTCTCGACATCGCAGTCGAGCGGCCCGATTTCGTCGAGACGACGGCGCTGGGCGCGGCCATTCTCGCGGCCGTGGGGGCGGGGGTGCACCCGACACTCGGCGCGGCGGCGGACGCCATGCGCCGCAAGGGGCGGTGCTTCACGCCGGATATGTCGGAGGATGTGCGCGAAGCGAGGCTGGCGCGATACGCACGCGCGCTCGCCGCCGCTTGATCAGCCGCCAGTGCCGAAAGCCTGCGCGAGGCGGTCCTGCATGGCCTGCACCGGCGCATCGGCATGGTCTTCGGCTCGCCGCATTTCGCGGTCCAGCCGGGCCACGCGGGCGTGCAGATCCTCGCTTTCGCGAATGAGGGCGCGGGTTTCGGGCTCTAGCGCTTCCAAATTCGCGGGATCGGCACTGCGCTCTTCCGGCAGTTCGTTGTGACGCGCGAGCTGCGCGGCGGAGAGTTCGCCCGCCAGATACGCCCGCTGGTTCAGCAACCACGCGAGCACATGCATGACCCGCGTGGTAGTCCGCAGCCCCTCGATCGACAAGGCGATCTTCAGGCTGTCGCTGGCGTTGTCGCCCTTCTCGCCGATCCGCAGGTCGAAAACGGCGCGTGCATCGTCGGCCAGCAGAAGGGCTTCCGAATACAGATCCTCGATGATCTCGTGGTTGATGTTGCGAGCCGACATTCGCTTTGGGTTAAGCCCACGAGGTAAAGGTGACCAGCGCGTTTACCATGATGTCTCTCGGCGGCACGACCAGCCGCGGCATGCAGGCGGTCAGGCGATAATATCGGGCAGCAGCGTGTCTTCGATGATCGCGATACGGTCCTTGAGCTGCAATTTGCGCTTCTTCAGCCGCGCGATTTGCAACTGGTCGACGAAGCCGCCGCCATCGCCGGCATCGGACAGGGCCGCGATGGCGGCATCGAGATCGCGATGCTCGTTCCGCAACATCTCCAGCCTCTTTCGCAGCTCCTGCTCGTTCACGTCCGTCCTTCCCGCATGTCGTTTCGTCGCATGGCTCGCAGTCGGGCCTTTGTAAATCGGCAATACTATGATCACATAATGGTCACGCGGCCCGTGCCGCACGGCACGAGTCGCTTCTTGGGGTCGCATTAAACCCGTAAGGAGACAGACTGATGCAATCATCCCATGTCGATGCGCTCAAAGCCAAGCACGCCGGTCTCGAGGCCCGCCTGCATGCGGAACAGATAAGACCGGCGCCCGACGTAGCGATGATCCAGCAGATCAAGAAGCAGAAGCTCAAGATCAAGGAAGAGCTCGCGAGCTGCTGATCCTGCACCAGGCGGAGGCGGGGTGCATGCCCCGCTTTCGCCGAGCGGGGGTTTTGCTATAGGCAAGGGCATGTCCGCTGCCGCATCCGCCCGCCAGATCCTTACCCGCCTGCACGAAATCATGGCCGGGCGCACGCACGCCCAGCACAAACTCGATCGCGTGGTCGAGGTTATCGCGGAGAGCCTCGATAGCGAAGTCTGCTCGATCTACCTGCTGCGCGAAGGCGCGCTGGAGTTGTTCGCAACGCAGGGTCTTAATCCGAACGCCGTCCACGTTACCCGGATGGCGGTGGGCGAAGGCCTGACCGGCACGATCGCCAAGAATATCGAAACGCTCAACCTCGCCGAGGCGAAAGCGCATCCCGACTTCCTCTACCGCCCCGAAACGGGCGAGGAAAAGTTCCACTCCTTTGCCGGCGTTCCCATCGTCTACCGCGAGCGTGCAGTGGGCGTGCTGTGCGTCCAGCATGTCGAGCCGCGGCGCTACGAAGATGTCGAGATCGAGGCGCTACAGACGACGGCGATGATCCTGTCCGAACTGATCGCCCACAAGGAGCTGGTCGACGACGAGGAGGCGATCGACTTCGGCGAAGCGCATACCGAGACCGAAGTTATCGAGGGGTTGACGCTGGTGAAGGGGCTCGCCTCGGGCAGGGCCGTCTTCCACCAGCCCCGCATCGAGATCGACCAGGTCGTGGCAGAGGACATCGAGGCAGAGCGCCAGCGCGTCTACCGCGCCTTCGACAAGATGCGCGAACAGATCGACGCGCTGGGTAAGGAACCCGAATTCGGCAAGGGCGGTGAGCATGTCGAGGTGCTCGAGACCTACAAGATGTTCGCCTATGACGAAGGCTGGAGCCGCCGGATCAACGAGGCGATCGACAGCGGGCTGACGGCCGAAGCGGCGATCGAGCGCGTGCAGCAGCGCACCCGGATGCGCATGCGCGAGATCGACGATCCGCTGCTGGCGGACCGGATGCACGATCTGGAAGACCTTTCGAACAGGTTGCTGCGGATCGTTTCGGGCCAGCTAGGCACGGCGGCGACGCAGGGGTTGCGGCGCGATTCCATCCTGATCGCGCGCAATCTCGGCCCCGCCGAATTGCTCGAATACGACCGTCGCCGCCTCAAGGGCGTTGTGCTGGAAGAAGGGTCGCTCACCGCGCATGTGGTGATCGTGGCGCGGGCAATGGGCATCCCCGTGCTGGGCCGCGCAGACGGCGTGCGTGCGCGGGTCAGCGAGGGAGACGAGATTCTGCTCGACGCTGACAAGGCGACCGTGACCCTGCGGCCCGGCGCGGCCTTGATGGACGCCTTCGAGGCCCGATTCGTCAAGAAGCGCGAGCAGCAGGCGACCTACGCCGAACTGCGCGCCGTCGAGCCCTTCACGCGCGACGGCACGCGCATCACGGTGATGATGAACGCCGGCCTGCGCGACGACATGAGTATGCTGCAGCTGACCGGCGCGGACGGGGTCGGCCTGTTTCGCACCGAATTCCAGTTCCTCGTTTCCGCCACTCTGCCGCAGCGCGACCGGCAGTTGCGGCTCTACCGCGATGTGCTCGATGCAGCGGGCGACAAGCCGGTCATTTTCCGCACGGTCGATATCGGCGGCGACAAAGCGGTGCCTTATCTCAATACGCAGATCGGCGAGCGGGACGAGAACCCCGCCATGGGCTGGCGCGCCCTGCGCTTGTCGCTGGAGCGCGAAGGCCTGCTAAAAGCCCAGGCGCGTGCCTTGCTGGAGGCGGCCGCCGGGCGGCAGCTCTCGGTGATGTTCCCGATGGTTTCCGAACCGTGGGAATTCGATGCGGCCAAGGCGGTATTCGAAAACCAGCTCGCCTTCCTGCGTGACCGGCGTCACGTCGTGCCGGAAACGATCGAGTACGGTTGCATGCTGGAAGTGCCCGCTCTGGCCGAATGCCTCGACGCGCTGGTGCCGCGCCTGTCGTTCATTTCGGTCGGAACCAACGACCTCACCCAGTTCCTGTTCGCCGCCGACCGCGCAAATCCCAAGCTGGCCGAGCGGTACGACTGGCTCAGCCCGGCGATCCTGCGATTCCTCAAGCGGGTCTCGGACACCGTCGTCGGCCAGCCGGTCAGGATCGGCGTATGCGGCGAAATGGGCGGGCGCAGGCTGGAAGCGATCGCCTTGCTCGGCATCGGCTATCGCCGCCTGTCGATCACGCCGGCCGCGGTCGGCCCGATCAAGGAATTGGTGCGCAAGATCGACCTCAAGGAGATCACCGAGCAGATGTCGCAGTGGCTGCTCAGCCCGCCGCCCGACATGCGAGCCGCGCTCAAGGCTTGGGCCGAGAAACGTGATATCGAGGTCGACTGAGCGACGCGGGTTAATTTCGTCGCGCATGCAGCGCGGCTCGCCGGTTTGCCCTGAGCATGCTACAGGCTGTGCTTGACAGCCGCAGGGCTGCGCCGCTTTCAGCGGCAAGACGGAAAATGAGGGCGGCACCAAGCCGCACGGTCGCCAATCGGGATTTGCATGGAAGATAACGAAACTGTCGATGAACCGGCGCCCGCCGCCTCTGCCGAAACGGCAGGAGCCAGGCTGCGCGCGGCGCGCGAGGCTGCAGGGTATGAGGTCGAGCAGGTAGCAGCGGAAACACGTATTCCGCACCGCCATCTCGTCTCGATCGAGGCCGACGATTTCGCGGCGCTGCCATCGCGGACCTATGCGATCGGCTTCAGCCGCACCTATGCCCGTGCCGTTGGCCTCGATGAGCAGGAAGTCATCGGCCAGGTCCGCCAACAGCTTGCCTCGGGCGACGGCGGGGAGCGCATGGCGCCTGCCAAGTTCGAACCGGGCGATCCGGCTCGCGTCCCCGGGCGCGGCCTCGCGTGGTTCGGACTGATTGCCGCGCTCCTGCTGGTCGGCGGCATTTTCGCATTCTATCGCAGCTATCTTGCCCCCGGCCTCGGCCCGGCACCGCTGCAGGACGAAACCGAGCAGGTCGCCGCGGTTGAGGCTTCGCCGACCGCCACGCCGACGCAGGCGGCTCCCTCGGGTCCGGTCGTCTTCACCAACGGCATGGAAGGCACCTGGGTGCGTTTCTACGATGGCGAGGGTGAGACGCTGTTCGAGGGAATCATGGCCGAAGGTGACACCTATACGGTACCGGAGGATGCCAGCGAGCCGCAGATCCGCACCGGGCGCCCCTATGCCTTCACGATCACCGTGGGC from Qipengyuania profundimaris encodes the following:
- a CDS encoding helix-turn-helix domain-containing protein is translated as MEDNETVDEPAPAASAETAGARLRAAREAAGYEVEQVAAETRIPHRHLVSIEADDFAALPSRTYAIGFSRTYARAVGLDEQEVIGQVRQQLASGDGGERMAPAKFEPGDPARVPGRGLAWFGLIAALLLVGGIFAFYRSYLAPGLGPAPLQDETEQVAAVEASPTATPTQAAPSGPVVFTNGMEGTWVRFYDGEGETLFEGIMAEGDTYTVPEDASEPQIRTGRPYAFTITVGGRSVPKISEEDEVVSDVPVDAESLAQRTAAPAAEPAATATSTPAT
- a CDS encoding YdcH family protein, translating into MNEQELRKRLEMLRNEHRDLDAAIAALSDAGDGGGFVDQLQIARLKKRKLQLKDRIAIIEDTLLPDIIA
- the ptsP gene encoding phosphoenolpyruvate--protein phosphotransferase, yielding MSAAASARQILTRLHEIMAGRTHAQHKLDRVVEVIAESLDSEVCSIYLLREGALELFATQGLNPNAVHVTRMAVGEGLTGTIAKNIETLNLAEAKAHPDFLYRPETGEEKFHSFAGVPIVYRERAVGVLCVQHVEPRRYEDVEIEALQTTAMILSELIAHKELVDDEEAIDFGEAHTETEVIEGLTLVKGLASGRAVFHQPRIEIDQVVAEDIEAERQRVYRAFDKMREQIDALGKEPEFGKGGEHVEVLETYKMFAYDEGWSRRINEAIDSGLTAEAAIERVQQRTRMRMREIDDPLLADRMHDLEDLSNRLLRIVSGQLGTAATQGLRRDSILIARNLGPAELLEYDRRRLKGVVLEEGSLTAHVVIVARAMGIPVLGRADGVRARVSEGDEILLDADKATVTLRPGAALMDAFEARFVKKREQQATYAELRAVEPFTRDGTRITVMMNAGLRDDMSMLQLTGADGVGLFRTEFQFLVSATLPQRDRQLRLYRDVLDAAGDKPVIFRTVDIGGDKAVPYLNTQIGERDENPAMGWRALRLSLEREGLLKAQARALLEAAAGRQLSVMFPMVSEPWEFDAAKAVFENQLAFLRDRRHVVPETIEYGCMLEVPALAECLDALVPRLSFISVGTNDLTQFLFAADRANPKLAERYDWLSPAILRFLKRVSDTVVGQPVRIGVCGEMGGRRLEAIALLGIGYRRLSITPAAVGPIKELVRKIDLKEITEQMSQWLLSPPPDMRAALKAWAEKRDIEVD
- a CDS encoding DUF1465 family protein, producing MSARNINHEIIEDLYSEALLLADDARAVFDLRIGEKGDNASDSLKIALSIEGLRTTTRVMHVLAWLLNQRAYLAGELSAAQLARHNELPEERSADPANLEALEPETRALIRESEDLHARVARLDREMRRAEDHADAPVQAMQDRLAQAFGTGG
- a CDS encoding DUF465 domain-containing protein is translated as MQSSHVDALKAKHAGLEARLHAEQIRPAPDVAMIQQIKKQKLKIKEELASC